GCTTTTAATTGGATGTTGGTGTCATCATCATGTGTaaaataggagatgtgcaagtttacatcatgataaagactcatgctagtttttatcaatttatatcaaatacattatgAGCCAGGTgagtcactaggtgaaaatgtgcattttgtcactattttaggggccatagctCTAGAAATAGGCGATGGCCACGAAACGTAGGAGGTGCCCcgaagttcatatcatgttatagactcatgcaaggtttcattaatctatatgaaattctttttgaggtaggtgcatcatcacaagatgaaaatgtgcatttttcactatttcaggggccataactctggaatttggGAGAGGGGTGCATTGCCAGctggaaaatagaaataggaggtgcacaaggtcatatcataataatttagactcatcaatttatatcaaatactttttgagcttggtgcgccacaaggtgaaaatgtgcttttttgactatttcaggggccataactctagaaatagggagcagagacagatgaaaaatagaaggtgcacacgttcatatcatgttaaagacttatgcaatatttcatcaatttttattaaatactttttgagctaggcgcgtcacttTTTTTTtcctacacacatacacacaaacggATGGACGTACAGATGCATGGACGACACTAGACTAAaattatatgcccccaccactcatagtggggacacaaaaacacatattttgacaaagtaagaagcatggaaatcaagaactgatcaaaatatttacatgtataagaataaaagtcatgaaaaccaatgacaaaaatatgactgcatctgactagaattatatgaataaaagaaacagaaaaaatatcacattttataattgatttaaacttcttttgttttcaacatatataaggcacttactgtagctgataccatgctattcacataaatctggtccagaatttcaaactatataaaaaccatcatttttccgccaaaactggtgctatattttattcacaaatcatgaaattcagttgAGTGGAATTCCACTTGTACTGGTATTCcaaattcaaattccagtggaGTTCCACCTCTATTGGTATTTCAAATTTCAGTTCCAGTGGTATATTTGGtaattccactggtattccagTAACATAGCAGATTCCAGTGGAATTTATGTAGCATTCCACTGGAATTCCATTGATTTTTTCACTAGGGATAtgttgttagctcgactattctaagtTTACAATCGACTATTTAGCAAAATACTGCAGCACCATCCTCGTGCAAAAACCCTATTGTATTGTATCTGAAAAATGCAATTCTGTCCTAAATTGatactatgaaactttaacaatgAATAACAGCAATTTCCCTCAAAACACGACAAGACCCTGCAAGTAAATTATAAGCTAacatataaaataccttttttagGCCTCCGCACGCATGTTATGTAAGAAAGAAACCCTTTCGCAAGCTTTGAAAGATCTGCACACGTGTCAGGAATGTTCGTACATTAACCCTTTACCTCATATGGAATTTACCTAGTGGACACTCCTTATCAATACAGCATACAGGTAAAGGCTTATCAGTAACCAATAGATAAGACAGTCAATACATGACACTATCTCCATATAAGGTGTTGGAAAAAATGGCCAGATTTTACAGTGATGTTCTTTGGAGCTTAAATACAGTATTTTCTAATTATCCTAGGGTCTGGGTGTCAACAGAAGATTTTTAGGGTAAAAAATTTCCTTTCtgaaggtatttttttttttactgtacaaTAAACACAAATGCCCAAAATGGCAGTTTGAAgtgaaacaaacataaaaatgttctaataattttattttctgtgttattatttatataatttcatggcaaataaatgaaatatttttcacatttattaacatttatttatctaAGAATTATATTCAAGAAACAATGCAGAAATCTgtcaaaattgaacaaaataacACATATATGGTTGATATAAAACAAGTATATACATTCTTGCTCAAGTTACTCTGATCCTGTTGAACTATCCATTTACTAAGGGTAAAGAATGATAATTGTTTGCTTGcaattattgaaaatgaaatatttgtaaaaaaaaatttgtcaaatGGATATCAAGCACCGAAAAAGTTCTAGTGTACTAACTTGAATTGGTCAGAAAATTGGACATCGTTACCTTTTTTACCTAAAATCGCATtattctaaatccacaaaaaaataaaatggcattCAATACCTAACATGTTCTTCTGCCAAATAAATATTATACACTATTTACACATATTTACACACTAATATATATCCAGTATAAATTATTATCCACTGTCATAATCCAAGACGAACACTTTGAACATTCTTTATCTGCAAAAAGTACATAGTTTTCCGTGATAATCCTCAAAGACACAAGCTTTCAATACCTAACATGTTCTTctgctaaataaatattttacactatTTACACACTTATATATCCAGTATAAATTATTATCCACTGTCATAATCCAAGATGAGCATGATTCTGCACTTAGAAATTCCAGCAGTCATGTTATTTTCTACCCAAAAAATTAACACACTCATTATCACAGATATTCACACAGTTTTACTGGTTATGGTACCGGTGATGGCACCCTTCCTTGCATAAATGGACATTACAAACTGTACATCCATAAACTGTCTCGCGCCTTGCGTTCAGCTGCTTCATGTGATACTGGCAACGTCTCTTTGGACCAGGCAATCGTCCATTTACATGTCCATGAATGTTCTGGACATCAACTAGGCCTGGATAATCGAGTACAATTCCACTTCGTTTCCTCTTGGAGTAACCTCCGATTAGATCTCGCACAAGTTCCAAGCGAAAATCCAGATGGTTAATACGTTTCCTCTTGTTTATGCGTCTTGATACCATTTTGAACATTATGAAGCTGTTCACAATGGAACAGTTCAAAAGAAACCAAAATAAATACTTCCACCATTTTTTGGAGTTCCTGCCGACATCATATTTCATGCGTAGTTGGTCATGAAGATCAACCCCACCCATAAACCTGTTGTATGCCGAAACACTGTGGGGTTGTCTCAGCTGAAGCACATCAGCTCCTGCACGGCGGGTAGCAAGCGGTGTTTCGTCGGGCTGACTCAGTGTCGAAAGGTGGTGTACATGTTTTTTGTCCTTCCAGACAGAAGCTGTCAATGGAGTGTCCCCTTTTTGAAGCACTTTGAATTCACCTCTGTTCTTGACGTTGTTCGGCTTTTTCAGTTCTGCCGGGAAGCCTACACAATTCGTTCTAACTGTTCCACAAGCATAAAGTCCATTATCAAGTAACTGTTTCATCAACGGCACACTTGTAAAAAAGTTATCGAAAAAAATATGTCTATGGGTAAGCCTAAGATGGTCCGTAAGTTTCGTTACAACATTGTAGCCTAGTCCATTTTCACCATTGTATGTGTTTCGCCCTAAGTACACCTCAAATTTTGACAAATATGCACTATTTGAGTCACACAACATCCATATTTTTATCCCACGTTTTATTGGCTTAGCCGGCATATATTGTCTGAATGATAGTTTCCCCGTAAACTTGATCATCGCTTCATCTACTGCTGCTTGCTGTGAAAGATCGTATGACATTAGGAATGTTTCTGACACGTGTTGAATCACAGGTTTCACTTTATACAGGCGGTCATAATTCTGGCTTCCACGAGGAGGTTCTGTAGCTCGGTCAGATACCTGAAAATATTGGGACAGTTTCTGAAAGCGGTTACAAGTCATAATGTTTTGTATTGCTGAGTTTCCATCCAACGGATTTGACGACCAATACATGTCCAGTTCTGGCAAAGCGTTTATACCCATTATAACATTGATTCCGATGAAAGCCTTCATTTCGTTTTCATTCGTTTCCACCCACTTGTCATCTGGTTGGTCCTGCGTTGCCTTCCAACGTGCGTAATTGTTTGTGTGCCTTGCCATATCTGCGAACATTGCTGGGCGGAACAGCAGATAGAAGAAGTCCAAAGCAGAGGCGGTCTGAACATCAAAGTTATCGGGCAGTCTTGGACCTGTCTGTCCCCGGAAATCAGCAgtctgtaaagaaaaaatgataaacatgtatatttattttgaaaaacatgtatatttatttcgGTTCTAAACAGAAAATAgatatatcttgctttttttttcaataatttataacaGACACCTGTGTGAGAGAACAATTTCACGGTCCACACTCTGGCACTCGGTCACAGAAAATGACCTGCGTAACTTTAGCTACACATTTttcaggcttttttttttttttttttttttgtagctgtgaccttgacattgggaGGTTACATGCATCTATTGTATTTTTGTTCAGATATATCTGTGCAAACAAATAAGGATTAATTGCTGCAGAGCGCGAttgaagtctgaaaaaaaaatcactctaAACTACGACATAATTATTTTGCCGACCCGTGCTTACCCGGAAATTTGTGAAATTGTTGGTCCATTCTTGATCATTGTCAGGCTCGTCATCTGACACATCGCTCGACGATGGCGACTCAACACTACTCACATCAATGTCTGATTCGATCTCATCGATCGGTCTGCGTGGTTGCACGATATCAGTTGGGTCAAACCCATGAAATTCGTCGCCATAAATTGAATCTTCGTCACTGCTTTCAAAGAGCGCATCCATTTTGGTTTGACTTTTGAACTATGAACTTAGCGGGTGATTTATGGgaaattttacaaattatcaTTTACGATTGGATGTTTCAGTCATACGTCACCAATATATTTGAATATACTACCCATAAGGCACGCTAATTACCCATAAGGCACGCGGATTTCCGATATACGTCACTTCCATACCGCGTGATATATGGGATATACCACCTTCGATTGGAGATTATTTATAGCGTAACTTTAAATAGAAACCATATGTTTTTTCATCCGGGTTCGTTTCCCAAGATGCACTTGTTTATGAAACAACAACTTGGGGAATTCCAGAAAGTTTAGAAATATGTGTTTTTTGCTATTGAAAAATGGAGGCGTCGAGAGGCGCTTCCATGGAAATATTGCAAAGGCGTCGAGAAGCGCTTGTATGCGGTAATAGGATAAGGCGTCGAGAGGCGCTTGCATGGGGGAATAGTGAAAGGCGTCAAGAGGCGCTTACATGAGGTAAAGGGTTAACAAGGGAGACAACCTTTCTCAGCCTACTCGCACTTACGTACTCACCCCATTTCCAACCAAACTGTATGACCGCAGTGACAAAAGGTGTTGCGCTGACGCCACTATGAGTAGAATAGCTTGCTGTATTCCCCTTAAGGACGGTcgctacagttttttttttttctcaataatagattttgatgacatgttttgtattaaaagatcatgttatgatgtattgaaaaatgaaataaaaatattaggtttgttttaatttaattttttaatttgcccctagatgtgctatttttaatatttttcaaaatttctataatcctaaaacatatttcagtaaagtacaataatcagcatagatttgatatctaagcatgtTTATAagggaaaacaatatatctatttgaaacatgctcagagaaaaggaatacttgttcagcagacccaagggctatttttgcatatttttgtcaattttaagttggtacttctgctattttatcgagtttcacataatagaatttaatcaaactctgcacgtacctttggttatgtctacctaatctaaaacaaaaagaaaattgattggtcaccatattagatttcgcttaaatcaaattacaacaagGTGGGGTGTGGCAGGCATTTATACAatgcaggttggtacgaaatactctttcagtgtttgagcaaatgacttggagatatatcaaattatcaaacgacagatttcttaataagcggattttaaggtgtttctgaagcattttgatgacCGATGAAAGTTTCTGcttttctccgaacaaaacctatagtttacgaatacggatgtatggtatgggtacggtacggaattagaaacagctgtgattcaatgcagagttggagcgccggtataaattacagactccagcatatgtcggattgaagcagtttgaactaaaagtactttaaatgtatatattttgtaaccatggtgatacttaccctaacctttagtcagtatattatacatattatacattaaatgcatgcgaacatacaataatttttgtcatacgcgacattagataatcacttccgggcatgcgcagaagaccgctccagctctgcaataagctacatcgattagaaacacaaccaaattggcacggtgtttgggtaaatatcgacccttctggaaaaactgtagcgagcgcctttagtcaaggtaaaatttcatttgcattttCAGAGTATGTGGGCTTAAAATCTAACCCTGTGCAGTTCATTTATCTTGAAAGtgaaaaattatatttcaatCTAAATGTGATTTACAGATACATTTATGGAATGTATACTATATCATATTTTAAACTTACTCTAACACTTCCATGCTTGATGAACAACATGAGTCTAGTTTGGCAGTTTTACTAGCCTGTGGTAGTTTTCAGGagtctgttttgttttcttgagTTCAGACACAAGATACATAGTCAGCATCTGCACATCTTCTGGAGTTTGGATTTCTTTCTTCTCTGTCAATTGCCACATTTACAATACAGTTCTTATGTCCTTGGTAACTTGTTCAGCCCATTCTCTTTCTGCCATTCTAagaattttttttgcagtttttcaaatCAGCAGCTCGGGTCTCACCTCCTCTCAGAAGATATGCCTACGTCGCATTAAGAAGTCTCCTTAAATCATACTTTATCTTAATGGAATTGGAAGGGGCGTTTAGATCACTAAAATCATCCATAAGCGACATGCTTACTTACAGCCCTTACTTACATTGTATGTTGAGGTTAATATGTGCACATACTGATCAATACATAAGTCtctatttaaataattgttatattatagtCCCCTCTCTGTCAGTTTCATTTACTATGATATATAGAATGTATTTTAATACTTTGGCACTGACTGATTGGAGTGTCATTGAATTTTGAGGAAAATATTGCAATCACTTGTTCACACACTTTATCAGTTATTTGATCAATATTTGTTTCAGCAGAAGCCACTGActtaatttcatgtttttcacttaaggttaagaagtaggccttgagaaacaaaaatcaaacaacaccaaatcatagaaagaaagagttgtttgaaatgaaaattgaacagcatgtaaaacatgtatgtaaCTTTACGAAACTTTGCCCTACCACCAGAACTATCGTGAATAACTTGATGAGATTGGTTACTAAGGGTGTCCTCTTCTCCAAACGATATATCACTATTGAAGGTGTTACCACCCACGTCACTAAGCCCAAGTGAAGAATCAAGACTCGATGATGGTTCTGCGTCTTGTCCTTTTGCTGGCTTTTTAGATTTCCCACAAAGGTTGTAGGCGTTGGTTTAAAGGTGCTGACATGAGATCAAAACCACTTTTTACCCCACCAGTTGATATGCGGTTCGCAGACGTGAGCGTTGGCGAATGGTAAACACCTCGCTAAGGCGACCAAGGTTTGTCGTCTTTAAGAGGAGAAATGGTGCTGGAAAATATCCAAGAACACACAGGGATTTTTTAAGGCTgcttttggggccgaatatgggccccatcccgattgcaaaaatttgcttattttcccaattcttaggtttaaatttcccaaaacttTACCGACCGTTGAGTGTCTGTGAGTTTCTCACTGAAGAAataaccagaaaatttagtagacactttcaaaagacaaaaaatataaaacaaaagacttGTAATATGACATCAAACAAtaacaatgctgaaataaaggttgtatgatggtaaaacttattttttgtatttcctaattttctggtttacgcgCCATTTTTCCCAACTGAACGGGCCCCATGCCCCAGTTTCGAAACGGTAAAAAAATCCCTgacacagttttaaaaattgacgTTATTACTTTATTAGTTAGAAGTCATCTGTGACTTCTATAACTGGCTctcggtttttagctcacctgagcacgaagtgctcaaaggtgagcttttgtgatcgccctgtgtccttcGTCCGttgtcgtctgtccgtcgtccatcgtcaacaatttgactgttaacactctagaggtcacatttttggcccaatcttaatgaaacttggtcagaatgttaccctgaataaaatcttggactaatttgatattgggtcatctggggtgaaaaactaggtcaccagatcaaaccaaaggaaaagcttgtaaacactctagaggtcacatttttggcccaatcttaatgaaacatggtcagaatgttaccctaagtaaaatctttgacgagtttgtTATTGGGTCATCCGTGATCAAatattaggtcaccaggtcaaatcaaaggaaaagcttgtaaacactatagaggccacatttatgactgtatattcatgaaacttggtcagaatgttaaccttgatgatctcaaggtcaagttagaatattggtaatttaggataaaaaactaggtcaccatgtcagatcaaaggaaaagcgaatttacactgtagaggccacatttatgaccgtatcttaatgaactttggtcagaatgttaatcttgatgatctataggtcaagtttaaatctgggtcaggtggatttaaaaactaggtcactaggtcaaatcaaaggaaaaacttgttaacactctagaggccacatttatgactgtagcttcatgaaacttaatcagaacgttaaacttgataatctttaggtcaagattgaatctgggtcatgtggggacaaaacctaggtcactgggtcaaatcaaaagaaaagctagttaacacttgaggccacatttatgaccatatcttaatgaaacttggtctgaatgttgatcttgatgatcttaggtcaataggtctggtgagggatacagggcctttatggccctcttgtttacttaatCATCCTGGACACGAAAACCACACTTTATCTAACCACTAGCGTAAAACCTTTTCATCGACCTATCCATTGGTTTGCGAAAACACTAGAATTCCTAGGGGAAACTTTCCCTTAGGAACAGTTTTCCTTTTTAACACCACCTCCGGTTTCAACTTGGTCCCATCAGCAATACACGCAAGAATGACAGTGAAATGAGTCTTTTCATGTCTGGTAGTTTTAATTGACACTGTTTTATCTCCTTTGAAGAGCACTGTGGAATTTGAAGGCATATCGAAAAACATTGGCGTTTCGTCCATTTTGCCGATCTGTCCGAGTTTGAACCGATATGCGCATCTCTCTTTTATTACGAATGACTGGAATGAGGTAAGTTTATCATCTAAATTAGCTGGCAGTTTTTGCACGATGTGTGTTCTTTGGCGAATTGCAAGTCCATTTCTGTTCATGAATCTAGTACACCAACCACTCGAAGCTTTGAACACATAAGCATCAACACCATACTTTGAATCTTTTGCCAGTTGTTTAGCTTTCAATGTAATAGCATTGCGGCTAACACCAATTCCACTGTAATGCAGTTCTGACACCAACTGAACAATGTCTTTTTCCAATTTACCGTAAGGACTAATCCTGATAACGCGACGTTTTTGTGTCTGGCTGGCACAGTAACTGATCTTTTGATTTACGCCAGTCCCTCACTAACTTTTCACTTACATCAAATTCACGCTGTGCAgcacaattattttaattttctgcaAATTCTACAACGCGAAGCTTAAAAGCAGTGTCCTATGCAGCACGTTTTCTCTTAAGCATTTTAAGTCCTTGATCACGTAATCTGATTAAGCATAAATCAACAATCCAATATGATAATAAAACTGATGAGTGTGCGCAGTAAAACTGTCAACAACTTTGATAAAAGATCAATGCATTGTATCGCATTATGTTGGCActtaactgacaaaaatatacaagtgTATCAAGTTAAAGCAAACATGATAGTGTTTGGCACTTAACTGACAAaatcatacatgtgatctcccgcgcagGAGGGTAAAAATCCCGATTTTTtaaccttgcctcccgtctcccgaccaaaaccatatttctcccgcttttcaaaaaaaaaaaaaaaaaaaatcagtattatgactggggttgataattaccgaggagtgccaaacatgtttacacagtaaatcaaagtgttaCCGACTgctgtgtattatacatgttggACAcgcatgtagctggaggaaagagttgtttttcacaggtgaattattaattgtttgttttgataagggattagacaagtaGGGCCTTTTCCAcgtgtctcacggggccgaatatcggcccattctcaatgccaattaggctccattttttaccaatttgaagcaaaaaaaactcccagtcataagaaataattcccaaatgaaatgaattttaattattcaaagaaaagttttgttcagtaataaaatcacataaataattgttggaaaaaacaaccctttacattttttagaacaggagtgttatttccccttatgcagttacgccattttcttccaatgttgctactaaatcggacttgtttcattgaaaattggatgaaaatacACACTCCCAtgacatcaatctacattattttggtaagggtaaatacatgttgatgcatttctgttttctatttttcatgtcaaaatcatcagtattttatacgaaggtgggtggggtaaggaatttacataatttatgagttgtgttcagaccaatttagagcttcgtttttttttcagtcctcgagtagaataatgttaatgcatgttcaccaaaggggcaattaaagctttgctagtaaaaagggcataatagtcaataacttcgaatgtaacagagatattagacataatataaaactttaacaaaaaaatgtaagttagaAAGTGGCATAaccctgtcaaaattcaaatcaagagttatgaggattgtttcttctggtttatacattattgtgtggccaaaaatatttgattttgtcttaagttatgtgtccgcgcgcaaattaatttatgt
The Mercenaria mercenaria strain notata chromosome 10, MADL_Memer_1, whole genome shotgun sequence genome window above contains:
- the LOC128546311 gene encoding piggyBac transposable element-derived protein 4-like; its protein translation is MFIIFSLQTADFRGQTGPRLPDNFDVQTASALDFFYLLFRPAMFADMARHTNNYARWKATQDQPDDKWVETNENEMKAFIGINVIMGINALPELDMYWSSNPLDGNSAIQNIMTCNRFQKLSQYFQVSDRATEPPRGSQNYDRLYKVKPVIQHVSETFLMSYDLSQQAAVDEAMIKFTGKLSFRQYMPAKPIKRGIKIWMLCDSNSAYLSKFEVYLGRNTYNGENGLGYNVVTKLTDHLRLTHRHIFFDNFFTSVPLMKQLLDNGLYACGTVRTNCVGFPAELKKPNNVKNRGEFKVLQKGDTPLTASVWKDKKHVHHLSTLSQPDETPLATRRAGADVLQLRQPHSVSAYNRFMGGVDLHDQLRMKYDVGRNSKKWWKYLFWFLLNCSIVNSFIMFKMVSRRINKRKRINHLDFRLELVRDLIGGYSKRKRSGIVLDYPGLVDVQNIHGHVNGRLPGPKRRCQYHMKQLNARRETVYGCTVCNVHLCKEGCHHRYHNQ